Proteins encoded by one window of Methanothermobacter sp. K4:
- the mvhA gene encoding F420-non-reducing hydrogenase subunit MvhA — protein MVKLTMEPVTRIEGHAKITVHLDDAGNVEDTRLHVMEFRGFEKFLQGRPIEEAPRIVPRICGICDVQHHLAAAKAVDACFGFEPDDVLPAAYRMREIMNWGSYMHSHALHFYFLAAPDFIAGKDRKTRNVFQIIKDAPDVALQAIELRKNALEIVRAIGGRPIHPTSSTPGGISTELDDETQKDLLQKAQRNVELAEATLELAVPIFEENIDLVNSLGNIETYHTGLVKDGVWDVYDGIVRIKDKEGNMFREFKPADYADTIAEHVKPYSWLKFPYIKDLGYPDGVYRVSPLSRLNVADKMPDAAPKAQEHFKEFQDNFGYAQQTLLYHWARLIELLACAECAVDALEGDLSGEKFPDSLERQAGDGVGIVEAPRGTLTHHYTCDENGLITKANIVVATIQNNPAMEMGIQKVAQDYIKPGVEVDDKIFNLMEMVIRAYDPCLSCATHTIDSQMRLATLEVYDSEGDLVKRI, from the coding sequence ATGGTTAAACTCACAATGGAACCTGTGACCCGTATTGAAGGTCACGCCAAGATTACCGTACACCTCGATGATGCAGGTAATGTTGAGGACACAAGGCTCCATGTTATGGAATTCCGTGGATTCGAGAAATTCCTCCAGGGAAGACCCATAGAGGAAGCCCCAAGGATAGTTCCAAGGATCTGCGGTATCTGTGACGTGCAGCACCACCTGGCAGCCGCAAAGGCTGTTGACGCCTGCTTTGGATTCGAACCTGATGATGTCCTTCCTGCAGCCTACAGGATGAGGGAGATCATGAACTGGGGCTCATACATGCACTCACATGCCCTGCACTTCTACTTCCTTGCAGCCCCTGACTTCATAGCAGGTAAGGACAGGAAGACAAGGAACGTCTTCCAGATAATAAAGGACGCACCTGATGTTGCTCTTCAGGCCATAGAGTTACGTAAAAATGCTCTGGAAATCGTCAGGGCCATAGGTGGAAGGCCAATTCACCCAACCTCCTCAACACCAGGGGGTATATCAACAGAACTGGACGATGAAACACAGAAGGACCTCCTTCAGAAGGCCCAGAGGAACGTTGAACTTGCAGAGGCCACCCTTGAACTTGCAGTTCCAATATTCGAGGAGAACATTGACCTCGTGAACTCACTGGGTAACATCGAGACATACCACACAGGTCTTGTTAAGGACGGTGTATGGGACGTCTACGATGGTATAGTGAGGATAAAGGACAAGGAAGGAAACATGTTCAGGGAGTTCAAACCAGCAGACTACGCTGACACCATCGCTGAACACGTTAAACCATACTCCTGGCTCAAATTCCCATACATAAAGGACCTGGGCTACCCTGATGGTGTCTACCGTGTCTCACCGCTCTCAAGGCTCAACGTGGCAGACAAGATGCCTGATGCAGCTCCAAAGGCACAGGAACACTTCAAGGAGTTCCAGGACAACTTTGGATACGCACAGCAGACACTGCTCTACCACTGGGCAAGGCTCATAGAACTCCTCGCATGTGCTGAATGCGCAGTCGATGCACTTGAAGGAGACCTATCAGGAGAAAAATTCCCTGATTCCCTTGAAAGGCAGGCAGGCGACGGTGTGGGTATAGTTGAGGCACCAAGGGGAACACTCACACACCACTACACATGTGATGAGAACGGCCTCATAACCAAGGCAAACATCGTTGTTGCAACAATTCAGAACAACCCTGCCATGGAGATGGGTATCCAGAAGGTTGCCCAGGACTACATCAAACCTGGTGTTGAAGTGGATGATAAGATATTCAACCTCATGGAGATGGTCATAAGGGCATACGACCCATGTCTCTCCTGCGCAACACACACCATTGACAGTCAGATGAGACTTGCCACCTTGGAAGTATACGACAGTGAAGGCGACCTTGTAAAAAGGATCTAA
- a CDS encoding hydrogenase iron-sulfur subunit, which produces MAEDDIKIVMFCCNWCSYGGADTAGTARMQYPTNIRVIRVMCSGRIEPQFVLKAFREGADGVLVTGCHHGDCHYDAGNYKLDRRMRLIYKLADELGIGRERIHHDWISASEGEKFAETVKMMVDRIRALGPSPIKKQLAEA; this is translated from the coding sequence ATGGCTGAAGATGACATAAAAATTGTGATGTTCTGTTGTAACTGGTGTTCCTACGGTGGAGCGGACACTGCGGGAACAGCGAGGATGCAGTACCCTACAAACATTAGGGTTATCCGTGTGATGTGCTCAGGAAGGATAGAGCCACAGTTTGTTCTCAAGGCATTCAGGGAAGGCGCTGACGGTGTCCTCGTAACAGGATGCCACCACGGTGACTGCCACTACGACGCAGGAAACTACAAGCTAGACAGGAGAATGAGGCTGATCTACAAACTGGCAGATGAGCTTGGAATTGGCAGGGAAAGGATCCACCACGACTGGATATCCGCATCAGAGGGTGAAAAATTCGCCGAAACCGTCAAGATGATGGTTGACAGGATAAGGGCCCTTGGTCCATCACCAATCAAAAAACAGCTAGCTGAAGCATAA
- the mvhG gene encoding F420-non-reducing hydrogenase subunit MvhG, translating to MAEKAKIGTMWLGGCSGCHLSIADLHEALLDVMELADFEFSPVLMDTKYDEIPELDVVIIEGGIVNDENREFAEELREKAKFVISYGTCAVYGGIPGLRNLWDKEEVIEEAYINSISTPNEEGVIPSEEVPHLEGRVKPLGEVIDVDFEVPGCPPRSDVVAEVVLALLKGEEIELPSTNLCEVCPREKPPEGLAMDFIKRQFEVGKPEDDLCLIPQGLICMGPATISICGAECPSIAIPCRGCYGPTARVEDQGAKMISAIASDYKVEEDKTVDPEEVAEQLDDIVGTFYTFTLPAALIPMKIKKEGK from the coding sequence ATGGCTGAAAAGGCAAAAATAGGAACAATGTGGCTTGGAGGATGCTCCGGGTGCCACCTGTCCATTGCAGACTTACACGAAGCACTTCTGGATGTCATGGAACTTGCTGACTTTGAATTCAGCCCTGTTTTAATGGACACAAAATACGATGAAATTCCTGAACTCGATGTTGTTATCATCGAGGGTGGAATCGTAAACGATGAGAACAGGGAATTCGCAGAGGAGCTCAGGGAAAAGGCCAAATTTGTCATAAGTTACGGTACATGTGCTGTATACGGCGGCATACCCGGCCTCAGAAACCTCTGGGACAAGGAGGAGGTCATAGAGGAAGCCTACATCAACTCCATATCAACACCAAACGAAGAGGGTGTCATACCATCCGAAGAGGTACCACACCTTGAGGGAAGGGTTAAGCCACTTGGTGAAGTCATAGACGTTGACTTTGAAGTTCCAGGATGCCCACCAAGATCCGATGTTGTCGCCGAGGTTGTTCTTGCACTCCTCAAGGGCGAAGAAATAGAACTGCCGAGCACAAACCTCTGTGAGGTCTGCCCAAGGGAAAAACCACCAGAGGGCCTTGCAATGGACTTCATAAAGAGGCAGTTCGAGGTTGGTAAACCAGAGGATGACCTCTGTCTCATACCACAGGGACTCATCTGCATGGGCCCAGCAACCATATCAATCTGTGGTGCAGAGTGCCCGAGCATAGCCATACCATGCCGTGGCTGCTACGGTCCAACAGCACGTGTAGAGGACCAGGGTGCCAAAATGATAAGTGCTATAGCCTCTGACTACAAGGTCGAGGAGGACAAGACCGTCGACCCAGAGGAAGTGGCTGAACAGCTGGATGACATTGTTGGAACATTCTACACATTCACACTTCCAGCAGCACTCATACCAATGAAAATAAAGAAGGAGGGTAAATAG
- the mvhB gene encoding polyferredoxin protein MvhB: MIVVNKEDCIRCGACQGTCPTAAIEVTPEDVIYCDICGGEPKCVDACPTGALKIEDLVVDEAGNTQGRIVFNPDKCNECGDCVEVCPPQILKLDGGKVKKIPLQGFCVMCQKCVDICPVGVIGVEGIKEPAKVELEIEGPIFIADCVGCGMCVPECPVDAITLEKVGGVIEIDEDTCIKCGVCAQTCPWNAVYISGKKPEKRAKEIKKFELDEEACIGCNTCVEACPGDFIVPKSSNLTVELPAICTACGLCEQLCPVDAIDLEVELGPAKPASEEGLVWDEGKCDFIGACANICPNDAIRVVTKEGMKLPDNEKVDEEPSFAMCTRCGACTMACPKGALSLVDMDKVIDGEVVKRKRIQYNPALCDQCGDCIEACPYDMLKLTDEKVPLKGFCILCDQCIPACPKGALSLK, from the coding sequence ATGATAGTTGTCAATAAAGAGGACTGCATAAGGTGTGGTGCCTGCCAGGGGACCTGCCCTACCGCAGCCATTGAGGTAACACCGGAGGATGTTATCTACTGTGACATCTGCGGCGGGGAACCCAAGTGTGTCGATGCCTGCCCAACTGGCGCCCTCAAAATTGAGGACCTGGTGGTTGATGAGGCAGGTAACACGCAGGGCAGGATAGTTTTCAACCCTGATAAGTGCAATGAGTGCGGGGACTGTGTGGAGGTCTGCCCTCCACAGATCCTCAAACTCGACGGTGGCAAGGTCAAGAAGATTCCGCTTCAGGGCTTCTGTGTCATGTGCCAGAAGTGCGTTGACATCTGCCCTGTGGGTGTCATAGGCGTTGAGGGCATCAAGGAACCAGCAAAGGTTGAACTGGAAATCGAAGGACCCATATTCATTGCTGACTGCGTCGGCTGTGGAATGTGTGTCCCTGAATGCCCTGTGGATGCCATAACCCTTGAAAAGGTGGGCGGAGTTATAGAGATCGATGAGGACACCTGCATAAAGTGTGGTGTCTGTGCACAGACCTGCCCATGGAACGCCGTCTACATCTCAGGCAAAAAACCAGAGAAGAGGGCCAAGGAAATCAAGAAGTTCGAGCTGGATGAAGAGGCATGTATAGGCTGCAACACCTGTGTGGAGGCATGCCCCGGTGACTTCATAGTTCCAAAGTCATCAAACCTTACAGTTGAACTTCCAGCCATCTGTACAGCTTGCGGACTATGTGAACAGCTCTGTCCAGTGGATGCCATAGACCTTGAGGTGGAACTCGGACCCGCCAAACCTGCAAGTGAAGAGGGCCTTGTCTGGGATGAAGGAAAATGTGACTTCATCGGTGCATGTGCCAACATCTGCCCCAACGATGCAATAAGGGTTGTAACGAAGGAGGGCATGAAGCTCCCTGACAATGAGAAGGTGGATGAGGAGCCATCATTTGCCATGTGTACACGCTGCGGTGCATGTACCATGGCATGTCCAAAGGGCGCCCTCAGCCTTGTGGATATGGACAAGGTCATTGATGGTGAGGTTGTCAAGAGGAAGAGGATCCAGTACAACCCTGCCCTCTGTGACCAGTGCGGTGACTGTATAGAGGCCTG